The following proteins are encoded in a genomic region of Hippoglossus hippoglossus isolate fHipHip1 chromosome 3, fHipHip1.pri, whole genome shotgun sequence:
- the LOC117755089 gene encoding tyrosine-protein kinase CSK produces the protein MSGIHAPWSTGAECVAKYNFQTANEQDLPFCKGDVLTIIGVTRDPNWYRARNTVGREGTIPANYVQKREGVKLGGKLSLMPWFHGKITREQAERLLYPPETGLYLVRESTNYPGDYTLCVSCDGKVEHYRIIYHNGKLTIDEEEYFENLMQLVEHYTKDADGLCTRLIKPKLMEGTVAAQDEFSRSGWALNRKELKLIQTIGKGEFGDVMVGDYRGTKVAVKCIKNDATAQAFIAEASVMTQLRHNNLVQLLGVIVEERGSLYIVTEYMARGSLVDYLRSRGRTVLGGDCLLKFSLDVCDAMEYLEANNFVHRDLAARNVLVSDDNIAKVSDFGLTKEASSIQDTAKLPVKWTSPEALREKRFSTKSDVWSYGILLWEIYSFGRVPYPRIPLKEVVPRVEKGYKMDAPDGCPPVVYDLMKQCWTLDAVVRPSFRMLREKLQHIRTKELYL, from the exons GCACCATGGTCGACTGGCGCAGAGTGTGTAGCCAAATACAACTTCCAGACTGCCAACGAACAGGACCTGCCCTTCTGTAAAGGAGACGTACTGACCATCATCGGAGTCACCAGG gATCCAAACTGGTACAGAGCGAGGAACACGGTGGGCAGAGAGGGCACCATCCCAGCCAACTATGTCCAGAAAAGGGAAGGAGTCAAGCTAGGAGGCAAACTCAGTCTTATGCC CTGGTTTCATGGGAAGATAACTCGGGAGCAGGCCGAGCGGCTCCTCTACCCTCCAGAGACGGGCTTGTACTTGGTGAGGGAGAGTACCAACTACCCCGGCGATTACACCCTGTGCGTCAGCTGTGATGGCAAGGTGGAGCACTACCGCATCATCTACCACAACGGCAAGCTCACCATCGACGAGGAGGAGTACTTTGAGAACCTCATGCAGCTGGTGGAG cATTACACCAAAGATGCTGATGGCCTTTGCACCAGGCTGATTAAACCCAAGTTGATGGAGGGAACCGTGGCAGCGCAGGACGAGTTCTCCAGGA GCGGCTGGGCCTTGAACAGAAAGGAGCTGAAACTGATCCAGACCATCGGCAAAGGGGAGTTTGGAG ATGTGATGGTGGGAGACTACAGAGGGACCAAGGTGGCAGTCAAGTGTATCAAAAATGATGCCACAGCGCAGGCTTTCATCGCTGAGGCGTCTGTCATGAC gCAACTGAGGCACAACAACCTGGTGCAGTTGTTAGGGGTAATTGTCGAGGAGAGGGGCAGTCTCTACATCGTCACAGAGTACATGGCAAGG GGCAGCCTAGTGGACTACCTGCGCTCTCGAGGACGGACCGTGCTGGGCGGAGACTGCTTACTCAAGTTCTCACT TGACGTGTGTGACGCAATGGAGTACCTGGAGGCCAACAACTTCGTCCACAGAGACCTGGCAGCTCGTAACGTGCTGGTGTCCGACGACAACATCGCCAAGGTCAGCGACTTCGGCCTCACCAAGGAGGCCTCCTCCATTCAGGACACTGCCAAGCTGCCTGTCAAGTGGACCTCCCCCGAAGCACtaagagagaag AGGTTTTCCACCAAGTCGGACGTGTGGAGTTACGGGATCCTACTTTGGGAGATCTACTCGTTTGGGCGCGTGCCTTACCCTAGAATT ccGCTGAAGGAGGTGGTGCCCCGGGTGGAGAAGGGCTACAAGATGGACGCCCCGGACGGCTGCCCGCCCGTCGTCTATGACCTGATGAAGCAGTGCTGGACCCTGGACGCCGTGGTGCGGCCCTCCTTCCGCATGCTgagggagaagctgcagcaTATCAGAACCAAGGAGCTCTACCTGTGA